The following are encoded in a window of Kitasatospora sp. NBC_01250 genomic DNA:
- a CDS encoding response regulator transcription factor produces MTSVLVCDDSPLAREALRRAVATVPGVDRVTTATNGEEVLRRWVADRSDLVLMDVRMPGLGGVETVRRLLSADPGARIIMLTVAEDLDGVALAVAAGARGYLHKDASRAELRATVTQALADPTWRLAPRRLRSPDMGAAPTLTAREIQVLEGMSHGRSNAEIGRELFLSEDTVKTHARRLFKKLGASDRAHAVALGFRWGLVR; encoded by the coding sequence CGCGGTGGCGACCGTGCCGGGTGTCGACCGGGTGACAACGGCGACGAACGGTGAGGAGGTCCTCCGCCGCTGGGTGGCCGACCGCTCCGACCTCGTCCTGATGGATGTCCGGATGCCCGGACTGGGCGGGGTGGAGACCGTGCGGCGGTTGCTGTCCGCGGACCCGGGGGCCCGGATCATCATGCTCACGGTCGCCGAGGACCTCGACGGCGTCGCGCTCGCGGTGGCCGCCGGGGCACGCGGCTACCTGCACAAGGACGCCTCGCGGGCCGAGCTGCGGGCCACCGTGACCCAGGCGCTGGCCGATCCGACCTGGCGGCTGGCGCCGCGCCGGCTGCGCAGCCCGGACATGGGGGCGGCCCCCACCCTGACGGCGCGTGAGATCCAGGTGCTCGAAGGCATGAGTCACGGGCGCAGCAACGCTGAGATCGGCCGTGAGCTCTTCCTCTCCGAGGACACCGTGAAGACGCACGCCCGGCGCCTGTTCAAGAAGCTCGGCGCCTCGGACCGCGCCCACGCGGTGGCGCTCGGCTTCCGCTGGGGCCTGGTCCGCTGA